From a region of the Flavobacterium sediminilitoris genome:
- a CDS encoding molybdopterin oxidoreductase family protein codes for MAKLPVSAEKIIEEFGPHLNYSPKDGYEGRDEPDKVVETHCCFCGMQCGIKLLVKTNKVVGFEPWMEFPFNEGRLCPKGVQRYLQNNHPDRLLSPIKRVEGKGFEPISWNEAMDKTVSEIKRIQEKYGNDAFSMLSGVSLTNEKSYLVGKFARIALKTKNLDYNGRLCMVSAGAGNKKAFGLDRASNTYADLEYAEVIIVAGANISETFPTLTHWIWKARDRGAKLIVVDPRVIPLARTADVHLNVKPGTDSALYGAMLKYLVDNDMLDHDFIDNYTSGFDMTIDAVKEYTLEWAEEVTGIKKEKIKEAAELWGKAKTSFLLHARGIEHHSKGVDNVLGCINLVLATGRIGRPYCGYGTITGQGNGQGGREHGHKCDQLPGNRDIENPEHRKYISEVWGIDEKDLPGKGLSAYEIIEAIHRGEIKGLISLCFNPLVSLPNSNYVREALEKLEYYVCIDFFLNETARHADIVLAGSLQEEEEGTTTSAEGRVIRIRQAVTPPGDARTDTSILLELAERLGVKDKFTYDDNEAIFNELRVASKGGTADYNGITYKRIEDNMGMFWPCPTEDHPGTPRLWEDKKFKTPDGKAHFNPAPYKLPGEVTDENYPVTLTTGRVVSQYLSGTQTRRIGKLVDQYPEPLLEIHPELAAKYGIQQNELIKVSTRRGEAIFPANIVETIRKDTVFIPYHWSGLKSANLLTPGTLDPISKIPEFKVSACKLEPLRQQAKPSSETKAYASI; via the coding sequence ATGGCAAAATTACCTGTTTCAGCAGAAAAAATTATAGAAGAATTTGGACCTCATTTAAATTATTCACCAAAAGATGGATATGAAGGAAGGGACGAACCAGATAAAGTGGTTGAAACGCATTGTTGCTTTTGTGGTATGCAATGCGGAATAAAATTATTAGTAAAAACCAATAAAGTAGTAGGTTTTGAACCATGGATGGAATTTCCTTTTAACGAAGGAAGATTGTGTCCAAAAGGTGTGCAACGCTACTTACAAAATAATCATCCAGACAGACTTTTAAGTCCTATAAAACGAGTAGAAGGTAAAGGTTTTGAACCAATTTCTTGGAATGAAGCTATGGATAAAACGGTTTCAGAAATTAAACGTATTCAAGAAAAATACGGAAATGATGCTTTTTCTATGTTATCTGGAGTTTCTTTAACTAATGAAAAAAGTTATTTGGTTGGTAAATTTGCTCGTATAGCACTTAAAACAAAAAATCTAGATTATAACGGTCGTTTGTGTATGGTAAGTGCTGGTGCTGGAAACAAAAAAGCTTTTGGTTTAGACCGAGCTTCTAATACGTATGCAGATTTAGAATATGCTGAAGTTATTATTGTCGCTGGAGCGAATATTAGTGAAACTTTCCCAACATTAACACATTGGATATGGAAAGCACGTGATAGAGGTGCAAAACTTATTGTTGTTGATCCTCGTGTTATTCCGTTAGCAAGAACTGCTGATGTGCATTTAAATGTAAAACCTGGAACAGATTCAGCTTTATATGGGGCAATGTTAAAATATTTGGTTGATAACGATATGTTAGATCATGATTTTATTGATAATTATACTTCAGGATTTGATATGACTATCGATGCTGTAAAAGAGTATACATTAGAATGGGCAGAAGAAGTAACAGGAATTAAAAAAGAAAAAATTAAAGAAGCTGCTGAACTTTGGGGTAAAGCCAAAACAAGTTTCTTATTACATGCAAGAGGAATTGAACATCATTCTAAAGGAGTTGATAATGTTTTAGGTTGTATCAATTTAGTATTAGCAACTGGTAGAATTGGAAGACCTTATTGTGGTTATGGAACCATTACTGGTCAAGGAAATGGTCAAGGTGGTAGAGAACACGGACACAAATGTGATCAATTACCTGGAAATAGAGATATTGAAAACCCAGAACACAGAAAATATATTTCTGAAGTTTGGGGTATAGATGAAAAAGATTTGCCTGGAAAAGGATTATCTGCTTATGAAATTATTGAAGCCATTCATAGAGGTGAAATAAAAGGTTTAATTTCTTTATGTTTTAACCCATTGGTTTCTTTACCAAATAGTAATTACGTTCGTGAAGCTTTAGAAAAATTAGAATATTATGTATGTATCGACTTTTTCTTAAACGAAACGGCTCGTCATGCTGACATTGTTTTAGCAGGTTCATTACAGGAAGAAGAAGAAGGAACAACAACTTCTGCCGAAGGTAGAGTAATTAGAATTCGTCAAGCAGTAACTCCACCAGGAGATGCAAGAACAGATACTTCTATTCTATTAGAATTAGCAGAAAGATTAGGTGTAAAAGATAAGTTTACTTATGATGATAATGAAGCTATTTTTAATGAATTAAGAGTTGCTTCTAAAGGAGGTACTGCCGATTATAACGGAATTACGTATAAAAGAATTGAAGATAATATGGGAATGTTTTGGCCATGTCCTACGGAAGATCATCCAGGAACTCCAAGACTTTGGGAAGATAAAAAGTTTAAAACACCAGATGGTAAAGCACACTTTAACCCAGCTCCTTATAAATTACCAGGTGAAGTTACAGATGAAAATTATCCAGTAACATTAACAACTGGTCGTGTAGTTTCACAATATTTAAGTGGAACACAGACACGTAGAATTGGAAAATTAGTTGACCAATATCCAGAACCATTATTAGAAATTCATCCAGAATTGGCTGCAAAATATGGTATTCAACAAAATGAATTAATTAAAGTAAGTACTCGAAGAGGTGAAGCTATATTTCCTGCAAATATTGTAGAAACTATTCGTAAAGACACGGTATTTATTCCTTACCATTGGTCTGGATTAAAATCGGCTAATTTATTAACACCTGGAACTTTGGATCCTATTTCAAAAATTCCAGAATTTAAAGTCTCTGCTTGTAAACTAGAACCTTTAAGACAACAAGCAAAACCATCAAGTGAAACGAAAGCATACGCTAGTATTTAA
- a CDS encoding MFS transporter — protein sequence MSVNIKDWNVDDEGFWKSTGKKIADKNLWTSIPALLLAFSVWIMWGVLIKYMKEFGFNFGMTDGLVVGTEAYVNALKEVNNLYYTLPAIAGLAGATLRLPNSFLISLGGGRNVVFITTALLLIPAVGTGIALSDVNSPYLFFAIMALLSGLGGGNFSSSMSNISFFFPKKAQGYALGMNAGLGNLGVAVMQKTIPFIVTFSLFGGTAGAIATAKGAPFEGMQNAAWIWVPLIILASLAAFFGMNNVSTGTPSMPNTAKGISKTLYMIMLGLIAAGIGAFMLVGIPWESFGMKDSAMWIVLPIVIVLTVLLMKYGTPADIKENLNKQFSILGDKHNWIMTIIYTMTFGSFIGFSMVFPKLAQDIFVYSNPVDPEWVNPNAPNIMLWAFLGPLFGALVRPIGGILSDKVNSGAKITMWSTIFQIIAALTVAYYVVQARGSETPESYWWPFFGAFMVLFLTTGIGNGSTFRSIPYIFSKEKAGPVLGWTAAIAAYGAFIIPNVFGQQVTAGTPEYALYGFAVYYLICLILNWWYYQGPKREVDNP from the coding sequence ATAAAAATCTATGGACTTCTATTCCTGCATTATTACTTGCATTCTCTGTATGGATTATGTGGGGCGTACTTATTAAGTACATGAAAGAATTTGGCTTCAATTTCGGAATGACCGATGGACTTGTGGTAGGAACTGAAGCCTATGTAAATGCATTAAAAGAAGTAAATAATCTTTACTATACGTTACCAGCAATTGCAGGTTTAGCAGGAGCAACTTTGCGATTACCTAACTCTTTTTTGATTTCATTAGGTGGTGGTAGAAATGTAGTTTTTATAACAACCGCATTATTACTTATTCCAGCAGTAGGAACAGGAATAGCCTTGTCTGATGTAAATTCACCATATTTATTCTTTGCTATTATGGCCTTATTATCTGGACTTGGTGGTGGTAATTTCTCTTCTTCAATGAGTAATATCTCATTCTTTTTCCCTAAAAAAGCACAAGGATATGCATTAGGTATGAATGCAGGACTAGGTAACTTGGGAGTTGCAGTGATGCAAAAAACAATTCCGTTTATTGTAACATTCTCTTTATTTGGTGGAACAGCTGGTGCAATTGCAACAGCGAAAGGAGCTCCTTTTGAAGGGATGCAAAATGCAGCATGGATTTGGGTTCCGCTTATTATATTAGCTTCTTTAGCTGCATTTTTCGGAATGAATAATGTATCTACAGGAACTCCAAGTATGCCAAATACTGCAAAAGGAATTTCAAAAACATTATATATGATAATGTTAGGTTTAATAGCAGCTGGTATTGGTGCTTTTATGTTAGTTGGAATTCCTTGGGAATCATTTGGAATGAAAGATTCTGCAATGTGGATAGTACTTCCCATAGTAATTGTTCTTACTGTTTTATTAATGAAATATGGAACTCCTGCTGATATAAAAGAGAATCTTAATAAACAATTTTCAATATTGGGTGACAAACACAATTGGATAATGACAATTATTTATACCATGACTTTCGGTTCATTTATTGGGTTTTCAATGGTATTTCCAAAATTAGCGCAAGATATATTTGTGTATTCAAATCCAGTTGATCCAGAATGGGTAAACCCTAATGCTCCTAACATTATGCTTTGGGCATTCTTAGGACCACTCTTTGGCGCTTTAGTTAGACCAATTGGAGGAATTCTTTCTGATAAAGTGAATAGTGGAGCAAAAATTACAATGTGGAGTACTATTTTTCAAATTATAGCTGCATTAACAGTTGCTTATTATGTTGTACAAGCAAGAGGTTCTGAAACTCCAGAATCATATTGGTGGCCATTTTTCGGTGCATTTATGGTTTTATTCTTAACAACTGGTATTGGAAACGGATCTACTTTTAGAAGTATTCCTTATATTTTTAGTAAAGAAAAAGCAGGTCCTGTATTAGGCTGGACAGCTGCAATTGCTGCTTATGGAGCATTTATTATTCCTAATGTATTTGGACAACAAGTAACTGCTGGAACGCCTGAATATGCGTTATATGGTTTTGCAGTTTATTATTTAATTTGCTTAATTCTGAACTGGTGGTATTATCAAGGACCTAAAAGAGAAGTGGATAATCCATAA
- a CDS encoding 4Fe-4S dicluster domain-containing protein — protein sequence MNYTNFNKNEEFFVDMQRCIGCKACEMACAECETNGQDSMIHVNYVERSETIQTTVQVCMHCDDPVCASVCPADAISKDEFGIVHTANTERCIGCSNCVIACPFGVPKKVEEYDLMMKCTMCYDRTSVGKKPMCATVCPSGALFYGTREEIQEMRPNSSPVNTFVFGKEVVNTKVNIMMPKGSNELIIY from the coding sequence ATGAATTATACCAATTTTAATAAAAATGAAGAATTTTTTGTAGATATGCAACGTTGCATTGGTTGTAAAGCTTGTGAAATGGCTTGTGCGGAATGTGAAACAAATGGACAAGATTCTATGATTCATGTCAATTATGTGGAACGTTCTGAAACGATTCAAACAACAGTACAAGTTTGTATGCATTGCGATGATCCTGTTTGTGCAAGTGTTTGTCCTGCGGATGCTATTTCTAAAGATGAATTCGGAATTGTACATACTGCAAATACAGAAAGATGTATTGGTTGTTCCAACTGTGTAATTGCTTGTCCGTTTGGAGTACCAAAAAAAGTAGAAGAATATGACTTAATGATGAAGTGTACTATGTGTTACGATAGAACAAGCGTTGGTAAAAAACCAATGTGTGCAACCGTTTGTCCAAGTGGTGCTTTATTTTATGGTACAAGAGAAGAAATTCAAGAAATGCGTCCTAACAGTTCTCCAGTAAACACTTTTGTTTTTGGAAAAGAAGTTGTCAATACAAAAGTAAATATCATGATGCCGAAAGGTAGTAATGAATTAATAATATATTAA
- a CDS encoding Rieske (2Fe-2S) protein, with protein MPDKNNNENWKKDFPIHKQDATQVSRRDFAKFLTLVSGGLMVGSGLVAAKAYLDPKEKVAGEHYVCEKEEIPVGGTRGFVIEGSTVPYILIHLENGEFRAYEQKCTHLSCSVFYEPGSGKIECPCHKGYFDAMTGEVLQGPPPRALPRLEVFFKETGVFVKSFQEAIS; from the coding sequence ATGCCTGATAAAAATAATAATGAAAATTGGAAAAAAGATTTTCCTATTCATAAACAAGATGCAACACAAGTTAGCCGTCGTGATTTTGCTAAATTTTTAACATTAGTATCTGGTGGTTTAATGGTTGGAAGTGGTTTAGTAGCTGCAAAAGCCTATTTAGACCCTAAAGAAAAAGTAGCAGGGGAACATTATGTATGTGAAAAAGAGGAAATACCTGTTGGAGGAACTAGAGGTTTTGTTATTGAAGGAAGCACAGTTCCCTATATTCTTATTCATTTAGAAAATGGCGAATTTAGAGCGTACGAACAAAAATGTACACATTTATCTTGTTCTGTGTTTTATGAACCTGGTTCTGGAAAAATTGAATGTCCTTGTCATAAAGGTTATTTTGATGCTATGACAGGAGAAGTTCTACAAGGCCCACCGCCAAGAGCTTTACCAAGATTAGAAGTATTTTTTAAAGAAACGGGTGTTTTTGTAAAATCATTCCAAGAAGCGATAAGCTAA
- a CDS encoding MFS transporter has translation MKNKTFNTKALLIATALSVFMISLVFFGSRNLQNFDAALITYLFGTLFAFFGIVYRYSVWLQRPPTWIYFKRGVSYLVTGKVFSHLWFVSKESIENIAFQKFIYPRGKYRWIAHFMIAVGCTSAFLITIPLTFGWIHFTLAPGGIDIYEAHFFGFHIMSFKLGSVIAFLTFHALNWSSWLVILGSLYYLRRRLTNPGLIATQTFEGDLLPLILLIAISVTGLGLTYSYQFMKGFAFDFLAVTHAVTVIMFLIWIPFGKFFHIIQRPAQIGAHIYKKEGMKQGMAICEHTGKEFTTNLHVNDLKIVTKELGFNFDREDGSSHLDLSPEGKRSRLAQAHLKARQEGGKLFG, from the coding sequence ATGAAGAACAAAACATTTAATACAAAAGCATTGCTCATAGCTACAGCTTTATCTGTTTTTATGATTTCTTTGGTGTTTTTCGGATCTAGAAATTTACAAAACTTCGATGCTGCATTAATTACCTATTTATTTGGGACACTATTTGCTTTTTTTGGTATTGTATATCGCTATTCTGTTTGGTTACAACGTCCTCCAACATGGATATATTTTAAAAGAGGAGTTAGTTACTTAGTAACAGGAAAAGTGTTTTCTCATCTTTGGTTTGTTTCTAAAGAATCGATTGAAAATATTGCTTTCCAAAAATTTATTTATCCTAGAGGAAAGTACCGTTGGATTGCCCATTTTATGATAGCTGTTGGTTGTACTTCTGCTTTTTTAATTACAATTCCTTTGACTTTTGGATGGATTCATTTTACGTTGGCTCCAGGAGGAATTGATATTTATGAAGCTCATTTTTTTGGTTTCCACATAATGTCATTTAAGTTGGGTTCAGTTATTGCGTTTTTAACATTCCATGCTTTAAATTGGTCTTCTTGGTTGGTAATTTTAGGTTCTCTTTATTATTTGAGAAGACGTCTTACAAACCCTGGTTTAATTGCAACACAAACTTTTGAAGGAGATTTACTTCCTTTAATTTTATTAATTGCAATCTCAGTAACAGGTTTGGGATTAACCTATTCATACCAATTTATGAAAGGTTTTGCCTTTGATTTTCTTGCAGTTACGCATGCGGTTACCGTAATTATGTTTCTTATTTGGATTCCGTTTGGAAAATTCTTTCATATTATTCAAAGACCAGCACAAATTGGTGCTCATATTTACAAGAAAGAAGGAATGAAGCAAGGAATGGCAATTTGTGAACATACTGGTAAAGAGTTTACAACAAATCTTCATGTTAATGACTTAAAAATTGTTACAAAAGAATTAGGTTTCAATTTCGATAGAGAAGATGGGAGTTCACATTTAGATTTAAGCCCAGAAGGAAAAAGATCGCGTTTAGCTCAAGCACATTTGAAAGCTAGACAAGAGGGTGGAAAATTATTTGGATAG
- a CDS encoding DUF6755 family protein: protein MSNFRTSQNKANPNKLNTILSTLIFILILNVTLQIWLLYTALNNALDDNREILIPAFIASLVLFLIGFSWLYYLPKGNKSA, encoded by the coding sequence ATGAGTAATTTCAGAACAAGTCAGAACAAAGCGAATCCAAATAAGTTGAATACCATATTATCAACATTAATATTTATATTAATACTGAATGTTACTTTGCAAATTTGGCTGCTTTATACAGCATTAAACAATGCTTTAGATGATAATAGGGAAATATTAATACCTGCCTTTATAGCATCACTAGTGTTGTTTTTAATAGGGTTTAGTTGGTTGTATTATTTACCAAAAGGAAATAAAAGTGCATAA